In the genome of Pseudanabaena mucicola str. Chao 1806, the window ACTATCCCGATCTCATTGTCACCTGTGATGATCGCGATCGCTTTGCGCGTGACTTTTTGCAATACCCCACGATCATTGTCGAAGTGTTGTCACCCGCTACCGAAGCCCGCGATCGCGGCATCAAACAGCAACACTATATGCTGATCGAAACTCTACAAACCTACATTCTGATCACACCAGATCGACCCAGAATCGAGATCTATCAGCGTCGTAGCGACTTAGCTTGGGAATATCTATCCATCGCGATCGAGCCAACAGACTTAGAAGGTAAAAATAAAACCAACGATCCACTCATTCAGATCGCCAGCCTAGACCTAACCTTTCCCCTATCCATTCTTTACGAAAATATTAACTTCCCTTCTGAATCTAACGACCTATAACAATTTCATACTCATCTAACCAATCTGTTAATCAAACCTATGGCAATTAGCAATCACGAACGTATCGGTCGCGCCCTCAAATATCTCAAAGAAGGACTATATCCATTCATCGAACGCGAGATGAAAAGCGCCTATCGTACTGATTGGCTAACTGCTGCCAGAGCATCTGTTGACCCAGATCCAAATCTCAAACGCACCCTCGACGAAATTCTCCAAGACGATCCTGCGGCTCAATTAAAGCTCCTCGATCGCCAATGGAATGAAGTATTTAAAAAAATCCTCAGCAAAGCCGATCGCTCGATCGTTAATGAACTAATTGCCACCCGCAATAATTGGGCGCATGGATCTAGCTCTGTCTCCACCGAAGATGCCTATCGCGCCCTCGATAGCGTTGCTCGTCTGCTCGATTCCATTGGTGCAACAGCACAATCTGAGGCGATCAGCAAACAACTCTATGAACTGATGCGGCAAAGGTACGAAGAACAAGCCCGTCGTGAAACCAGAAAAGCCACCACTGTGATCGAAGGCTCACCCCAACAAGGGCTGAAACCTTGGCGAGAAATCGTTACTCCCCACCCAGATATTGCCTCTGGACGCTACCAACAAGCCGAATTTGCCGCCGATCTCTGGCAAGTTTATCTCGATGAAGGCTCCGATGAGTATCGCTTGCCCACCGAATTTTTTCGCCGTACCTATATCACCGCAGGACTCAAGCAACTCCTCGCAAATGCCCTCAATCGCTTAGCTGGCAATGGTGGCGATCCTGTAATCGAGCTACAAACTAACTTTGGTGGTGGTAAAACCCATGCCATGCTTGCGCTTTACCATCTCTGCTTAGGTGTTTCCACGAAGGATTTACCAGGTATAGAAGCAGTATTTGCAGAAGCTAATGTCTCAGAACCTCCCCAAACAGTCCAAACCGTTGTCCTAGTTGGCAATAAAATTTCCCCTGGACAGACCCATACCAAGAAAGATGGCACAGTCATTCACACACTTTGGGGCGAAATCGCGTATCAGCTTGGTGGTAAAGAAGGCTATGAAATGATTCGTCAGTCTGATGAGACAGCAACTAATCCAGGAGACACACTAAAGCTTCTCTTCAATCGCTATGCTCCTTGTGTGATTCTAATTGACGAATGGGTGTCCTATGCCCGTCAATTACACGATCGCACTGAT includes:
- a CDS encoding Uma2 family endonuclease, whose protein sequence is MMIANLQSPILSPAEYLAWEAEQDTKHEYENGKIIAMTVGTIPHSQISANLAALLIPHLRGKGCKVAISDAKVTTPSGKYYYPDLIVTCDDRDRFARDFLQYPTIIVEVLSPATEARDRGIKQQHYMLIETLQTYILITPDRPRIEIYQRRSDLAWEYLSIAIEPTDLEGKNKTNDPLIQIASLDLTFPLSILYENINFPSESNDL